One Brassica napus cultivar Da-Ae chromosome C4, Da-Ae, whole genome shotgun sequence genomic region harbors:
- the LOC106447304 gene encoding novel plant SNARE 11, which yields MDLSAVSEELAEIEGQINDLFRALSNGFQKLEKIKDASRQSRQLEELTDKMRDCKSLIKDFDREVKSLESGNDASTNRMLNDRRQSMVKELNSYVALKKKYSSNLASNNKRVDLFDGPAEDHMEENVLLASNMTNQELVNKGNSMMDDTDQAIERGKKIVQETINVGTDTSAALKAQTDQMSRVVNELDSIHFSLKKASKLVKEIGRQVATDKCIMAFLFLIVIGVIAIIIVKIVNPNNKDIRDIPGLAPPAMNRRLLWNHY from the exons atggatcTATCGGCGGTTAGCGAAGAGCTTGCTGAGATCGAGGGACAAATCAATGACCTTTTCCGCGCTTTGTC AAATGGATTCCAGAAGCTGGAGAAGATCAAAGATGCCAGTAGGCAGAGCAGGCAGCTGGAAGAACTCACTGACAAAATGCGTGACTGCAAGAGCCTTATTAAAGATTTCGATAGGGAAGTCAAAAGCTTGGAAAGTGGAAATGACGCCAGCACTAACCGGATGTTGAACGATAGACGACAGTCTATG GTTAAGGAACTGAACTCATATGTTGCTCTTAAGAAGAA ATACTCATCCAATCTAGCGAGCAATAATAAGCGAGTAGATCTTTTCGATGGTCCTGCTGAAGACCACATGGAAGAGAATGTCTTATTAGCTTCAA ATATGACCAATCAAGAACTTGTGAATAAAGGGAACTCCATGATGGATGACACTGATCAAGCCATTGAAAGAGGGAAAAAG aTTGTTCAAGAGACTATAAATGTGGGAACAGATACTTCAGCAGCTCTCAAGGCTCAG ACCGACCAAATGAGTAGAGTTGTCAATGAACTCGATTCTATTCATTTCTCACTCAAGAAAGCCTCCAAGCTGGTCAAGGAAATTGGTAGGCAG gTTGCCACAGACAAATGTATTATGGCGTTTCTTTTCCTTATTGTCATTGGTGTCATAGCAATCATCATCGTCAAG ATTGTGAACCCAAACAACAAAGACATCCGGGACATACCGGGCCTAGCTCCACCAGCCATGAACAGACGTTTACTCTGGAACCATTACTGA